A stretch of Pseudoprevotella muciniphila DNA encodes these proteins:
- the folB gene encoding dihydroneopterin aldolase, whose product MQIEQCFISLNNMKFYSYHGVMPEEREMGGWFTVSVKMKLNNCEAVESDSIYDAADYSEVYETIAKEMKDPSDLIEHVAGRIAEAIFDDFSLVDSVTVTVQKDNPPIVGAVMDGASVTITANRE is encoded by the coding sequence ATGCAAATTGAGCAATGCTTTATTAGCCTCAACAATATGAAGTTCTATTCATATCATGGGGTCATGCCTGAAGAACGTGAAATGGGCGGATGGTTCACAGTCTCGGTGAAGATGAAACTGAACAACTGCGAAGCAGTTGAGTCGGACAGCATATACGATGCAGCGGACTACTCTGAAGTTTACGAAACAATAGCGAAAGAGATGAAAGATCCTTCCGACTTGATTGAGCACGTAGCAGGACGAATCGCTGAAGCGATATTCGATGACTTTTCATTAGTAGATTCTGTTACAGTCACTGTGCAGAAGGACAATCCTCCCATTGTGGGAGCAGTCATGGACGGTGCTTCAGTAACAATAACCGCTAACAGAGAATAA
- a CDS encoding phosphotransferase enzyme family protein yields the protein MSEMLDIVGKFAIKGTPEEVKPLGNGLINTTYKVKTVEPDAPDYVLQSVNNAVFPDLDMLMGNIVAVTNHIRAKLEAANTPDINRKVLEFVPLKDEDKYYYFDGEKYWRIMVFIPDTLSVSEVTPESAATVGETFGEFQAMLADIPIELGETIKDFHNIEFRLQQLRDAVAADPKGRAAEVKDLLEEIAKREEEMTKSERLYREGKLPKRICHCDTKVDNILFDKDGSVLCVIDLDTVMPSFVFSDYGDYLRSAANPLAEDDPNVDAIDFRVDIFKAFTKGYLKTAGAFLTPIEVENLPYAAALFPYMQLVRFLADYINGDTYFGIKYPTHNLVRSRNQFALLKSVEAHQKELQDFIASLL from the coding sequence ATGTCAGAAATGCTTGATATCGTTGGCAAATTTGCCATCAAGGGCACTCCCGAAGAGGTGAAGCCTCTCGGTAATGGCCTGATTAATACCACGTACAAAGTTAAGACGGTTGAGCCAGATGCACCGGACTATGTGTTGCAGAGTGTGAACAATGCCGTGTTCCCCGACCTCGATATGCTCATGGGCAACATCGTGGCTGTAACGAACCACATCCGTGCAAAACTTGAAGCAGCCAATACGCCTGACATCAACCGAAAAGTCCTGGAATTCGTTCCGCTCAAGGATGAAGATAAGTATTACTATTTCGATGGAGAAAAGTATTGGCGTATCATGGTGTTCATCCCCGACACGCTCTCTGTCTCTGAAGTAACCCCCGAAAGTGCTGCAACTGTGGGCGAAACGTTCGGTGAATTCCAGGCTATGCTTGCAGATATTCCTATAGAACTCGGAGAAACCATCAAGGACTTCCACAACATAGAGTTCCGCTTGCAGCAGCTTCGTGATGCTGTGGCAGCAGACCCAAAAGGACGCGCTGCCGAAGTAAAGGACCTGCTGGAAGAAATTGCAAAGCGTGAAGAAGAGATGACCAAGAGCGAGCGCCTCTATCGCGAAGGCAAGTTGCCCAAGCGCATCTGCCACTGCGACACAAAGGTGGACAATATCCTCTTCGACAAGGATGGCAGTGTGCTCTGTGTTATCGACCTTGACACTGTGATGCCCTCGTTTGTGTTCTCAGACTACGGCGACTATCTCCGCTCTGCTGCCAACCCATTGGCAGAGGACGATCCAAATGTAGATGCTATTGATTTCCGCGTGGACATCTTCAAGGCATTTACTAAGGGATACCTCAAAACTGCCGGTGCGTTCCTCACACCGATAGAGGTAGAGAACCTGCCATACGCAGCCGCTTTGTTCCCCTACATGCAACTCGTGCGTTTCCTTGCCGACTACATCAATGGCGATACCTACTTCGGCATCAAGTATCCTACGCACAACCTCGTGCGCTCAAGAAACCAGTTTGCACTTCTCAAGAGTGTAGAGGCACACCAGAAAGAATTGCAGGACTTCATAGCCTCTCTGTTGTAA
- a CDS encoding CotH kinase family protein, whose amino-acid sequence MKKVAYLILSMLLTSVKVSGQERLTNLPTYYLETYDGLDITSRTDYKWGSLTIVDDAGTRFIDSLRIRGRGNSSWLNMKTDKKPYRLKFNTKTRLLGQPYASAKNWVLLANADDKSLIRNALSQALGKWIGLPYNPPMQPVDLYINNEYYGTYDVSDKIDVRKRRVNVEEQELMVRDDTTNITGGYLLEVDGFKDTDATYFSTLNGVNIRIHSPEPDSIVERQISYISEHVQKFEDCLYEDPVGDFRTYVDTTTMLQWYLASEITANLDALWSIYIYKQKDDPRLYWGPLWDFDIAYNNTTRAGDVSQSLMADVGFGKSVGKKWVLRLWEDGWWKNAVKNHYEKIYNNGLTEFMINAIDSMATNIRTSADRNFERWDINKRVYEELELFNSYEEYTECLKTFVRKHNDYLLEAFENRAPTPPTAAFTADTAYYYRLVTRGDASYVMDVVDQNSTEGAQVCLYENLPSHDTQKWIIRQIGNRFMFINAVNGLALSDYNNSEPYSYSLVLYQPDEQDNRQLWEMVAVGREGFYNIYNTSTGRIIDIRHATYKNGTEIISYTPSSKDSLFSNRLWLPDKDELIHHKDSADADSTITPTDSTSTGILANQALIYALRYAPTAKTLRIIANDRTLLDFDIHIYSLQGRRVKTFRASDECSVAELPSGIYIVNWVTGGTGHSAKLKIE is encoded by the coding sequence ATGAAGAAGGTCGCATATCTCATACTGTCAATGCTTCTTACATCTGTAAAAGTTTCAGGTCAGGAGCGATTGACAAACTTGCCAACGTACTATTTAGAGACATACGATGGGTTGGACATTACGAGCAGGACAGACTACAAATGGGGCAGTCTGACTATCGTTGATGATGCCGGAACGCGCTTTATCGACAGTCTTAGAATCAGAGGCCGCGGCAACTCCAGTTGGCTGAACATGAAGACAGACAAGAAGCCTTACCGACTGAAATTCAACACCAAGACCCGATTGCTCGGTCAGCCCTATGCCAGTGCCAAGAATTGGGTGCTTCTGGCTAATGCAGACGACAAGAGTTTGATTCGCAACGCACTCTCACAAGCGCTGGGTAAATGGATTGGTCTGCCTTACAACCCACCGATGCAGCCCGTAGATCTCTATATCAACAACGAATATTATGGCACCTACGATGTCAGCGACAAGATTGACGTCAGGAAACGCCGTGTAAACGTTGAGGAACAAGAGTTGATGGTACGCGATGACACCACAAACATCACAGGCGGCTACCTCCTTGAAGTAGACGGTTTCAAAGACACCGATGCCACATACTTCAGCACTCTGAATGGCGTCAATATCAGAATTCACAGCCCAGAACCCGACAGCATCGTTGAGCGACAAATCAGTTATATAAGTGAACACGTTCAAAAGTTCGAAGACTGCCTGTACGAAGACCCTGTCGGCGATTTCCGCACATACGTTGACACAACCACCATGCTCCAGTGGTACCTTGCCAGCGAGATAACGGCAAATCTCGATGCGCTCTGGAGCATATACATTTACAAGCAAAAGGACGACCCACGACTATACTGGGGTCCGTTATGGGATTTTGATATCGCTTACAACAACACCACGCGTGCAGGCGATGTCAGTCAGTCGCTCATGGCAGATGTAGGATTCGGAAAGAGCGTAGGCAAAAAATGGGTGCTGCGCCTATGGGAAGACGGATGGTGGAAGAATGCTGTAAAAAATCACTACGAGAAGATTTACAACAATGGACTGACAGAATTCATGATAAACGCTATCGATTCAATGGCTACCAATATCAGAACTTCTGCCGACAGGAATTTTGAGCGTTGGGATATAAATAAACGTGTATATGAAGAGTTGGAACTCTTCAACAGTTACGAAGAATACACAGAATGTCTGAAAACGTTTGTCAGAAAGCATAACGACTACCTGTTGGAAGCCTTCGAAAACCGCGCTCCCACCCCGCCTACAGCCGCATTCACAGCCGATACAGCCTATTACTACCGATTGGTCACACGCGGGGATGCTTCGTACGTGATGGACGTGGTTGATCAGAACTCTACTGAAGGAGCACAGGTATGTCTGTACGAGAACCTACCCTCGCACGATACACAAAAATGGATAATCAGGCAAATCGGAAACAGATTCATGTTTATAAATGCCGTAAACGGTCTGGCACTGAGCGATTACAACAATAGTGAACCATATTCTTACAGTTTGGTGCTCTATCAACCCGACGAGCAAGACAATCGCCAACTATGGGAAATGGTCGCCGTAGGAAGAGAAGGATTCTACAACATCTACAACACCTCAACAGGTCGTATCATCGACATCCGCCATGCTACATACAAGAACGGGACAGAGATTATCAGTTACACACCCAGCAGCAAGGATTCTCTCTTTTCCAACAGGCTATGGCTACCAGACAAAGACGAACTCATACATCACAAGGATTCAGCGGACGCAGACAGCACCATCACACCGACGGATTCCACTTCCACTGGTATATTGGCAAACCAAGCGTTGATCTATGCCTTGAGATACGCCCCGACCGCAAAGACTTTGCGCATCATTGCAAACGACCGCACACTGCTTGATTTCGACATACACATCTATTCTCTGCAAGGCAGACGCGTAAAGACGTTCCGCGCATCAGACGAATGTTCCGTGGCAGAACTGCCGAGTGGCATATACATCGTGAATTGGGTGACAGGAGGCACAGGACACTCAGCAAAACTCAAGATTGAATAA